Proteins encoded by one window of Rutidosis leptorrhynchoides isolate AG116_Rl617_1_P2 chromosome 7, CSIRO_AGI_Rlap_v1, whole genome shotgun sequence:
- the LOC139859819 gene encoding putative inactive cadmium/zinc-transporting ATPase HMA3, with amino-acid sequence MHGPKRWIVIATKAGLLEAATIVFLLNISEWLETRASHKANAVISSLLNMAPQKAVLADTGEEVNANEVMVNTRLAVKAGTMIPIDGVVVEGNCEVDKKTLIGESFLVSKQVGSTVWAGTVNLNGYISAKTTALAEACIVARMAKLVEEAQNNKSKTQRYVDTIAQYYTPVVCIVAACLAAIAAALRVQIKKRT; translated from the exons ATGCACGGTCCTAAAAGATGGATAGTAATTGCTACCAAAGCAG GATTACTGGAAGCAGCCACTATTGTGTTCTTATTAAATATATCAGAATGGCTTGAGACAAGGGCAAGTCACAAG GCGAATGCTGTGATATCATCATTGCTGAACATGGCTCCTCAGAAGGCTGTGTTAGCTGACACTGGTGAAGAAGTCAACGCTAACGAAGTCATGGTTAACACAAGACTTGCGGTTAAGGCTGGAACCATGATCCCGATTGACGGAGTAGTTGTGGAAGGGAATTGTGAAGTTGATAAGAAAACTCTAATCGGTGAATCCTTTCTCGTGTCTAAACAAGTGGGCTCCACTGTTTGGGCAGGCACAGTTAATCTAAATG GTTATATCAGTGCTAAAACTACTGCTCTAGCCGAAGCTTGTATAGTGGCAAGAATGGCAAAACTGGTCGAGGAGGCTCAAAATAACAAATCAAAAACTCAGAGATACGTAGACACAATCGCCCAGTATTACACCCCAG TTGTTTGTATAGTAGCTGCATGTTTGGCTGCAATAGCAGCTGCTTTGCGTGTTCAGATCAAGAAGAGGACTTGA